Proteins encoded within one genomic window of Humulus lupulus chromosome 1, drHumLupu1.1, whole genome shotgun sequence:
- the LOC133811569 gene encoding methyl jasmonate esterase 1-like, producing the protein MTYSNKSPKTHQEMENKGTHFVLVHGACHGAWCWYKVVALPKSKGHKITTLDLASSGIHPKPIHEIKSISDYVEPLMDFMASLPPEERVILVGHSVGGACISVAMERFPEKISVAVFATASMPGLDLSFSIINEKYGQSLDSYLDSEFTFDKGPGHPPTTIVFGPKFMESKLYQLSPPEDLVLGMSLIRPINLSVTILSPEDQPSKEKYGSVNRVFILCDQDNVIKPSFQEWMIQNNPPDEVKVINGSDHMVMFSKPEDLTCCLQEIAQKFS; encoded by the exons ATGACATATAGCAATAAAAGTCCAAAGACACATCAGGAGATGGAAAACAAAGGAACACATTTTGTGCTGGTTCATGGAGCTTGTCATGGAGCATGGTGTTGGTATAAGGTGGTGGCTCTACCTAAGTCAAAAGGCCACAAAATCACAACTTTGGACCTTGCCTCCTCCGGCATCCACCCAAAGCCGATTCATGAAATCAAGTCAATCTCTGACTACGTTGAGCCACTGATGGATTTCATGGCATCCCTACCCCCAGAGGAGAGGGTCATTCTGGTGGGTCACAGCGTGGGTGGAGCATGCATATCTGTTGCTATGGAAAGGTTCCCTGAGAAAATTTCTGTGGCTGTTTTCGCCACAGCATCTATGCCTGGTCTTGACTTGAGCTTCTCCATTATAAATGAAAAG TATGGTCAAAGTTTGGACTCTTACTTGGACTCAGAATTTACATTTGATAAAGGGCCTGGTCATCCTCCAACCACCATAGTCTTTGGGCCCAAATTTATGGAATCCAAATTGTATCAGCTCTCCCCACCAGAG GATTTAGTTCTTGGGATGTCATTGATTCGACCAATCAATCTCTCAGTCACCATATTATCACCAGAAGACCAACCGTCCAAAGAGAAGTATGGATCAGTCAATAGAGTCTTCATCCTTTGTGACCAAGACAATGTGATCAAGCCCAGTTTCCAGGAGTGGATGATCCAGAACAACCCACCTGATGAGGTCAAGGTGATCAATGGTTCAGATCATATGGTCATGTTCTCCAAACCAGAGGACCTCACTTGCTGCCTCCAGGAGATTGCTCAGAAATTCTCTTAA